One window of the Cryptomeria japonica chromosome 7, Sugi_1.0, whole genome shotgun sequence genome contains the following:
- the LOC131065732 gene encoding protein TPR3 isoform X2, with protein MTSLSRELVFLILQFLDEEKFKESVHKLEQESGFFFNIKYFEEEVLNGNWDEVERYLCGFTKVDDNRYSMKIFFEIRKQKYLEALDKQDRAKAVDILVKDLKVFSSFNEELFKEITQLLTLENFRENEQLSKYGETKSARNIMLVELKKLIEANPLFRDKLQFPTLKTSRLRTLINQSLNWQHQLCKNPRPNPDIKTLFVDHNCGQPNGARAPSPAANPLMGAIPKGGGFPALGGHVPFQQATAPVATALAGWMANTAPAPHPAVSAGPIGLGAATSTDSDHLLKRARAIGQSGDEVSYPGSNHPQPLYSQDDLPKNVARILNQGSTVTSMDFHPVQQAILLVGTNMGDIGLWEVGSQERLAIKNFKVWDLGACTMAMQAALGKDPGVLVNRVMWSPDGSLFGVAYSKHIVHIYTYHGGNDLRQHLEIDAHIGGVNDLAFSNPNKILCIITCGDDKTIKVWNAVSGANQYTFEGHEAPVYSVCPHYKENIQFIFSTALDGKIKAWLYDQMGSRVDYDAPGHWCTTMAYSADGTRLFSCGTSKEGESYLVEWNESEGAIKRTYQGFRKRSMGVVHFDTTRNRFLAAGDEFMIKFWDMDNTSILTTVDADGGLPPSPRLRFNKEGTILAVSTSDNGIKILVNGDGLRLLRTSENRNFDAARVPQDSKLSVVNQIAAANIPAGQTAGGSDRVVSTVSMVGLNGVDSRTIGDKARVVDDPVDKNKNWKPTEVNEPAQCRSIRLTDNLPPSKVSRLIYTNSGVAILALASNAVHKLWKWSRNERNTSGKATTSVSPVLWQPASGILMTNDISDTNPEEAVPCFALSKNDSYVMSASGGKVSLFNMMTFKTMTTFMAPPPAATFLAFHPQDNNIIAIGMEDTTIQIYNVRVDEVKSKLKGHQKRVTGLAFSHVQNVLVSSGADAQLCVWGTDSWERLGSKFLQIPAGRVPSALAETRVQFHQDQMYFLVVHETQIATYETSKLECLKQWVPRESLSAPISYATYSCDSQLIYVSFFDGAVGVFHAASLRLRCRIGPSAYLPQNVSSSVHPLVIAAHPYEPNQFALGLSDGGVQVLEPLESEGKWGTVPPAENGSASNIPSVQTSGIPASEQTPR; from the exons ACAAGACCGAGCCAAAGCAGTGGATATTCTAGTAAAAGACTTAAAGGTTTTTTCTTCATTTAATGAAGAACTATTCAAGGAGATTACACAGCTTCTTACGTTGGAGAACTTTCG AGAAAATGAACAGCTTTCCAAGTATGGTGAGACGAAGTCAGCTAGGAATATCATGTTAGTTGAGCTTAAAAAGCTTATTGAGGCTAATCCTCTTTTCCGAGACAAGTTGCAGTTTCCCACCTTAAAAACATCGCGCTTGAGAACACTCATCAATCAAAG TTTGAATTGGCAGCATCAGCTTTGCAAAAATCCAAGGCCCAATCCAGACATAAAAACGCTTTTTGTTGATCACAATTGTGGACAGCCAAATGGAGCACGGGCACCATCCCCTGCAGCTAATCCTCTTATGGGAGCAATTCCCAAAGGGGGAGGCTTCCCGGCACTTGGTGGCCACGTG CCCTTTCAACAAGCAACTGCACCTGTTGCTACTGCCCTGGCAGGCTGGATGGCAAATACTGCTCCTGCACCTCATCCGGCAGTTTCTGCAGGGCCGATTGGACTTGGTGCTGCAACAAGTACAG ATTCTGATCACCTTCTGAAACGAGCAAGAGCAATTGGGCAATCTGGAGATGAG GTTAGCTATCCTGGTTCAAATCATCCACAGCCCTTATATTCACAAGACGACCTTCCCAAGAATGTTGCAAGGATTTTGAATCAAGGTTCGACCGTGACAAGTATGGATTTTCATCCAGTGCAGCAGGCTATACTGTTAG TTGGTACAAATATGGGAGATATAGGTTTGTGGGAAGTAGGATCACAAGAGAGATTGGCAATAAAAAATTTTAAGGTGTGGGATCTTGGAGCTTGTACTATGGCTATGCAG GCAGCACTTGGCAAGGATCCTGGTGTATTAGTCAATCGTGTCATGTGGAGTCCAGATGGGTCTTTGTTTG GAGTTGCTTATTCAAAGCACATCGTGCACATATATACCTACCATGGTGGTAATGATTTGCGGCAGCACTTAGAG ATTGATGCTCATATTGGAGGTGTTAACGACCTTGCTTTTTCCAATCCCAATAAGATATTGTGCATCATTACTTGTGGAGATGACAAAACTATTAAG GTATGGAATGCTGTTTCTGGAGCAAATCAGTATACTTTTGAAGGTCATGAGGCACCTGTATATTCAGTATGCCCACATTATAAAGAAAATATTCAG TTTATCTTCTCAACTGCTCTTGATGGAAAGATAAAGGCCTGGTTATATGATCAGATGGGCTCAAGGGTTGATTATGATGCTCCTGGTCATTGGTGCACGACAATGGCCTACAGTGCTGATGGGACAAG GCTATTCTCTTGTGGAACAAGCAAAGAAGGAGAATCTTATCTTGTTGAGTGGAATGAAAGTGAAGGAGCTATTAAACGAACTTATCAAGGATTCCGTAAGCGCTCTATGGGTGTTGTACACTTCGATACAACTAGAAATCGCTTCTTGGCTGCTGGAGATGAATTTATGATCAAATTCTGGGACATGGACAACACGAGTATCCTAACAACAGTTGATGCAGATGGTGGATTACCT CCTAGTCCCCGTCTTCGGTTCAACAAGGAAGGAACCATTTTGGCTGTTTCAACAAGTGATAATGGCATCAAAATATTAGTCAATGGTGATGGTCTTCGATTGTTGCGCACATCTGAGAATCGCAATTTTGATGCTGCAAGAGTTCCTCAAGATTCAAAG TTGTCTGTAGTAAATCAAATAGCAGCTGCAAATATTCCGGCTGGACAAACTGCTGGGGGATCTGATCGTGTTGTTTCAACAGTTTCCATGGTTGGGCTG AATGGAGTAGATTCTAGAACCATTGGGGATAAAGCAAGGGTGGTAGATGATCCAGTTGACAAGAACAAGAATTGGAAACCAACTGAAGTAAATGAGCCAGCTCAATGCAGATCCATAAGACTTACTGATAACCTACCTCCAAGCAAG GTTTCAAGATTAATATATACTAATTCAGGAGTTGCAATCTTAGCTTTGGCTTCTAATGCTGTTCACAAGCTTTGGAAATGGTCACGAAATGAACGCAACACAAGTGGCAAG GCAACGACAAGCGTTTCCCCTGTGTTGTGGCAACCAGCTAGTGGCATACTGATGACTAATGACATAAGTGATACTAACCCAGAAGAAGCTGTGCCTTGCTTTGCTTTATCAAAAAATGACTCCTATGTTATGTCAGCTAGTGGTGGAAAAGTTTCgttgttcaacatgatgacattcaAG ACAATGACGACCTTCATGGCACCACCACCAGCAGCAACATTTCTTGCTTTCCACCCACAGGACAACAACATAATTGCTATTGGCATGGAAGACACCACAATTCAAATTTACAATGTTCGTGTAGATGAA GTGAAGAGCAAGCTGAAGGGGCATCAAAAGAGAGTAACAGGGCTTGCCTTTTCTCATGTGCAAAATGTGCTTGTATCATCAGGTGCAGATGCTCAG CTTTGTGTTTGGGGAACAGACAGCTGGGAAAGGCTAGGGAGTAAGTTCTTACAAATTCCAGCAGGTAGAGTACCATCAGCACTAGCAGAGACTCGAGTCCAATTTCATCAGGACCAGATGTACTTTTTGGTTGTGCATGAAACACAAATTGCTACATATGAAACCAGTAAACTTGAATGCCTTAAACAG TGGGTGCCACGGGAGTCCCTTTCTGCTCCAATATCATATGCTACATATTCATGTGATAGTCAGCTAATATATGTCAGCTTTTTTGATGGTGCTGTGGGTGTCTTCCATGCTGCTTCACTGCGCTTGCGATGTCGAATTGGTCCATCTGCTTATCTTCCTCAAAATGTTAG CTCTAGTGTCCACCCACTTGTTATTGCAGCACATCCTTATGAACCAAATCAATTCGCACTTGGATTGTCAGATGGGGGTGTGCAAGTTTTGGAACCCTTAGAATCAGAAGGCAAGTGGGGCACTGTACCACCAGCTGAAAATGGATCGGCAAGTAACATTCCATCTGTTCAAACGTCTGGAATTCCTGCTTCTGAACAAACCCCAAGGTGA
- the LOC131065732 gene encoding protein TPR3 isoform X1 gives MTSLSRELVFLILQFLDEEKFKESVHKLEQESGFFFNIKYFEEEVLNGNWDEVERYLCGFTKVDDNRYSMKIFFEIRKQKYLEALDKQDRAKAVDILVKDLKVFSSFNEELFKEITQLLTLENFRENEQLSKYGETKSARNIMLVELKKLIEANPLFRDKLQFPTLKTSRLRTLINQSLNWQHQLCKNPRPNPDIKTLFVDHNCGQPNGARAPSPAANPLMGAIPKGGGFPALGGHVPFQQATAPVATALAGWMANTAPAPHPAVSAGPIGLGAATSTASLLKRPRTPPNVNTVDYQSADSDHLLKRARAIGQSGDEVSYPGSNHPQPLYSQDDLPKNVARILNQGSTVTSMDFHPVQQAILLVGTNMGDIGLWEVGSQERLAIKNFKVWDLGACTMAMQAALGKDPGVLVNRVMWSPDGSLFGVAYSKHIVHIYTYHGGNDLRQHLEIDAHIGGVNDLAFSNPNKILCIITCGDDKTIKVWNAVSGANQYTFEGHEAPVYSVCPHYKENIQFIFSTALDGKIKAWLYDQMGSRVDYDAPGHWCTTMAYSADGTRLFSCGTSKEGESYLVEWNESEGAIKRTYQGFRKRSMGVVHFDTTRNRFLAAGDEFMIKFWDMDNTSILTTVDADGGLPPSPRLRFNKEGTILAVSTSDNGIKILVNGDGLRLLRTSENRNFDAARVPQDSKLSVVNQIAAANIPAGQTAGGSDRVVSTVSMVGLNGVDSRTIGDKARVVDDPVDKNKNWKPTEVNEPAQCRSIRLTDNLPPSKVSRLIYTNSGVAILALASNAVHKLWKWSRNERNTSGKATTSVSPVLWQPASGILMTNDISDTNPEEAVPCFALSKNDSYVMSASGGKVSLFNMMTFKTMTTFMAPPPAATFLAFHPQDNNIIAIGMEDTTIQIYNVRVDEVKSKLKGHQKRVTGLAFSHVQNVLVSSGADAQLCVWGTDSWERLGSKFLQIPAGRVPSALAETRVQFHQDQMYFLVVHETQIATYETSKLECLKQWVPRESLSAPISYATYSCDSQLIYVSFFDGAVGVFHAASLRLRCRIGPSAYLPQNVSSSVHPLVIAAHPYEPNQFALGLSDGGVQVLEPLESEGKWGTVPPAENGSASNIPSVQTSGIPASEQTPR, from the exons ACAAGACCGAGCCAAAGCAGTGGATATTCTAGTAAAAGACTTAAAGGTTTTTTCTTCATTTAATGAAGAACTATTCAAGGAGATTACACAGCTTCTTACGTTGGAGAACTTTCG AGAAAATGAACAGCTTTCCAAGTATGGTGAGACGAAGTCAGCTAGGAATATCATGTTAGTTGAGCTTAAAAAGCTTATTGAGGCTAATCCTCTTTTCCGAGACAAGTTGCAGTTTCCCACCTTAAAAACATCGCGCTTGAGAACACTCATCAATCAAAG TTTGAATTGGCAGCATCAGCTTTGCAAAAATCCAAGGCCCAATCCAGACATAAAAACGCTTTTTGTTGATCACAATTGTGGACAGCCAAATGGAGCACGGGCACCATCCCCTGCAGCTAATCCTCTTATGGGAGCAATTCCCAAAGGGGGAGGCTTCCCGGCACTTGGTGGCCACGTG CCCTTTCAACAAGCAACTGCACCTGTTGCTACTGCCCTGGCAGGCTGGATGGCAAATACTGCTCCTGCACCTCATCCGGCAGTTTCTGCAGGGCCGATTGGACTTGGTGCTGCAACAAGTACAG CTTCTTTGCTAAAGCGGCCTAGGACTCCTCCTAATGTTAACACAGTTGATTATCAATCAGCAGATTCTGATCACCTTCTGAAACGAGCAAGAGCAATTGGGCAATCTGGAGATGAG GTTAGCTATCCTGGTTCAAATCATCCACAGCCCTTATATTCACAAGACGACCTTCCCAAGAATGTTGCAAGGATTTTGAATCAAGGTTCGACCGTGACAAGTATGGATTTTCATCCAGTGCAGCAGGCTATACTGTTAG TTGGTACAAATATGGGAGATATAGGTTTGTGGGAAGTAGGATCACAAGAGAGATTGGCAATAAAAAATTTTAAGGTGTGGGATCTTGGAGCTTGTACTATGGCTATGCAG GCAGCACTTGGCAAGGATCCTGGTGTATTAGTCAATCGTGTCATGTGGAGTCCAGATGGGTCTTTGTTTG GAGTTGCTTATTCAAAGCACATCGTGCACATATATACCTACCATGGTGGTAATGATTTGCGGCAGCACTTAGAG ATTGATGCTCATATTGGAGGTGTTAACGACCTTGCTTTTTCCAATCCCAATAAGATATTGTGCATCATTACTTGTGGAGATGACAAAACTATTAAG GTATGGAATGCTGTTTCTGGAGCAAATCAGTATACTTTTGAAGGTCATGAGGCACCTGTATATTCAGTATGCCCACATTATAAAGAAAATATTCAG TTTATCTTCTCAACTGCTCTTGATGGAAAGATAAAGGCCTGGTTATATGATCAGATGGGCTCAAGGGTTGATTATGATGCTCCTGGTCATTGGTGCACGACAATGGCCTACAGTGCTGATGGGACAAG GCTATTCTCTTGTGGAACAAGCAAAGAAGGAGAATCTTATCTTGTTGAGTGGAATGAAAGTGAAGGAGCTATTAAACGAACTTATCAAGGATTCCGTAAGCGCTCTATGGGTGTTGTACACTTCGATACAACTAGAAATCGCTTCTTGGCTGCTGGAGATGAATTTATGATCAAATTCTGGGACATGGACAACACGAGTATCCTAACAACAGTTGATGCAGATGGTGGATTACCT CCTAGTCCCCGTCTTCGGTTCAACAAGGAAGGAACCATTTTGGCTGTTTCAACAAGTGATAATGGCATCAAAATATTAGTCAATGGTGATGGTCTTCGATTGTTGCGCACATCTGAGAATCGCAATTTTGATGCTGCAAGAGTTCCTCAAGATTCAAAG TTGTCTGTAGTAAATCAAATAGCAGCTGCAAATATTCCGGCTGGACAAACTGCTGGGGGATCTGATCGTGTTGTTTCAACAGTTTCCATGGTTGGGCTG AATGGAGTAGATTCTAGAACCATTGGGGATAAAGCAAGGGTGGTAGATGATCCAGTTGACAAGAACAAGAATTGGAAACCAACTGAAGTAAATGAGCCAGCTCAATGCAGATCCATAAGACTTACTGATAACCTACCTCCAAGCAAG GTTTCAAGATTAATATATACTAATTCAGGAGTTGCAATCTTAGCTTTGGCTTCTAATGCTGTTCACAAGCTTTGGAAATGGTCACGAAATGAACGCAACACAAGTGGCAAG GCAACGACAAGCGTTTCCCCTGTGTTGTGGCAACCAGCTAGTGGCATACTGATGACTAATGACATAAGTGATACTAACCCAGAAGAAGCTGTGCCTTGCTTTGCTTTATCAAAAAATGACTCCTATGTTATGTCAGCTAGTGGTGGAAAAGTTTCgttgttcaacatgatgacattcaAG ACAATGACGACCTTCATGGCACCACCACCAGCAGCAACATTTCTTGCTTTCCACCCACAGGACAACAACATAATTGCTATTGGCATGGAAGACACCACAATTCAAATTTACAATGTTCGTGTAGATGAA GTGAAGAGCAAGCTGAAGGGGCATCAAAAGAGAGTAACAGGGCTTGCCTTTTCTCATGTGCAAAATGTGCTTGTATCATCAGGTGCAGATGCTCAG CTTTGTGTTTGGGGAACAGACAGCTGGGAAAGGCTAGGGAGTAAGTTCTTACAAATTCCAGCAGGTAGAGTACCATCAGCACTAGCAGAGACTCGAGTCCAATTTCATCAGGACCAGATGTACTTTTTGGTTGTGCATGAAACACAAATTGCTACATATGAAACCAGTAAACTTGAATGCCTTAAACAG TGGGTGCCACGGGAGTCCCTTTCTGCTCCAATATCATATGCTACATATTCATGTGATAGTCAGCTAATATATGTCAGCTTTTTTGATGGTGCTGTGGGTGTCTTCCATGCTGCTTCACTGCGCTTGCGATGTCGAATTGGTCCATCTGCTTATCTTCCTCAAAATGTTAG CTCTAGTGTCCACCCACTTGTTATTGCAGCACATCCTTATGAACCAAATCAATTCGCACTTGGATTGTCAGATGGGGGTGTGCAAGTTTTGGAACCCTTAGAATCAGAAGGCAAGTGGGGCACTGTACCACCAGCTGAAAATGGATCGGCAAGTAACATTCCATCTGTTCAAACGTCTGGAATTCCTGCTTCTGAACAAACCCCAAGGTGA